From a region of the Clostridia bacterium genome:
- a CDS encoding ABC transporter ATP-binding protein, producing the protein MITTRGLVKRYGRVQALRGLDLEVPPRSVYGLIGQNGAGKTTTLRILAGLLLPEAGTAEVAGWDVVRHPRELRRAVGYMPDFFGVYNDLRVGEYLEFYAAAYGLRGPAVARLRDELLELVDLAVKKEEFVDTLSRGMQQRLCLARALIHDPEVLLLDEPASGLDPLARVEMREILKELCRLGKTIVISSHILSELADLCTHIGMVVDGRVVRQGTLAEMLAGAQVRNIILRCHGPAAPAQKVLAGWPGAEIIRAGEEQVEFRLSGGPEEVAALLAEIVAAGVRVVHFAETESSLEDTFVRLVREARA; encoded by the coding sequence ATGATCACCACGCGGGGACTGGTGAAGCGCTACGGCCGGGTGCAGGCCCTGCGGGGCCTGGACCTGGAAGTTCCTCCCCGGTCGGTCTACGGCCTGATCGGCCAGAACGGCGCCGGCAAGACCACCACCCTGCGCATCCTGGCCGGGCTGCTTCTGCCCGAGGCCGGGACGGCCGAGGTGGCCGGCTGGGACGTGGTGCGCCACCCCCGGGAGCTGCGCCGGGCGGTGGGCTACATGCCGGACTTCTTCGGCGTATATAACGACCTGCGGGTGGGGGAGTACCTGGAGTTTTACGCCGCCGCCTACGGCCTGCGCGGCCCGGCCGTGGCCCGGCTGCGGGACGAGCTGCTGGAGCTGGTGGATCTGGCGGTCAAGAAGGAAGAATTCGTGGACACCCTCTCCCGGGGCATGCAGCAGCGCCTGTGCCTGGCCCGGGCCCTGATCCACGACCCGGAGGTGCTGCTCTTGGACGAGCCTGCCAGCGGCCTGGACCCCCTGGCCCGGGTGGAGATGCGCGAGATCCTCAAGGAACTCTGCCGCCTGGGCAAGACCATTGTCATCAGCAGCCACATCCTCTCGGAGCTGGCCGACCTCTGCACCCACATCGGCATGGTGGTGGACGGCCGGGTGGTGCGCCAGGGGACCCTGGCGGAGATGCTGGCCGGGGCCCAGGTGCGGAACATCATTTTGCGCTGTCACGGGCCGGCGGCGCCGGCGCAAAAAGTTTTGGCCGGGTGGCCGGGAGCGGAGATAATCCGGGCCGGCGAGGAGCAGGTGGAGTTCCGCCTGAGCGGCGGGCCGGAGGAAGTGGCCGCCCTGCTGGCAGAGATTGTGGCCGCCGGGGTCCGGGTGGTGCATTTCGCCGAGACGGAGAGCAGCCTGGAGGATACCTTTGTTCGACTGGTGCGGGAGGCGAGGGCATGA
- a CDS encoding ABC transporter permease subunit produces MKNLWRRWPAGWRSFGRGLVNGVSPMVGKEMRGRTRGWRPAFLLTVYLGVLAAGITGYLWLTLDHAGFVYPQVGLNLYSFFVLGLVTLLAFIAPATSASAISGEKERRTYDLLLVTNASPTGIVLGKWLASTIYFVYLAVAALPVMALVFLYGGVPLANLGLALLVALLTALGYGALGLALSAMLRRTQAATISAVVAVFFLLFVTLVMAVIAASTAQARVGAVSPLEPYRSLGAPWYVYLSPLTALGGVLPAGGLGEVGGVPLLGSLLNELLRQIQGGAYAVEYAYKIGYAYGYPGPYPAVPGAPQIAGLAAWPPWARFALSQAALTALCLAVAVLGITPVKPWTAWRVRRRALVRSKQAPG; encoded by the coding sequence ATGAAAAACCTGTGGCGGCGCTGGCCGGCCGGGTGGCGGTCCTTCGGCCGGGGCCTGGTTAACGGCGTCTCACCGATGGTGGGCAAGGAGATGCGGGGCCGCACCCGGGGCTGGCGCCCGGCGTTCTTGCTAACGGTTTACCTGGGGGTACTGGCCGCCGGGATCACCGGCTACCTGTGGCTTACTCTGGACCATGCCGGCTTTGTCTATCCCCAGGTGGGGCTCAACCTCTACAGCTTCTTCGTGCTGGGCCTGGTGACGCTGCTGGCCTTCATCGCCCCGGCCACCTCGGCCTCGGCCATCAGCGGGGAAAAGGAGCGGCGGACCTACGACCTCCTGCTGGTCACCAATGCCTCGCCGACCGGCATTGTCCTGGGCAAGTGGCTGGCCTCGACGATTTATTTCGTTTACCTGGCGGTAGCCGCCCTGCCGGTTATGGCCCTGGTCTTCCTCTACGGCGGCGTGCCCCTGGCGAACCTAGGCCTGGCCCTGCTGGTGGCCCTGCTCACCGCCCTGGGCTACGGCGCCCTGGGCCTGGCCCTTTCGGCCATGCTCCGGCGTACCCAGGCCGCCACCATCAGCGCCGTGGTGGCGGTCTTCTTCCTCCTGTTCGTTACCCTGGTTATGGCTGTTATCGCCGCCTCTACCGCTCAGGCCCGGGTGGGGGCGGTTTCGCCCCTGGAGCCCTACCGTTCTTTGGGCGCACCCTGGTACGTCTACCTTAGCCCTCTGACTGCCTTGGGCGGCGTGCTGCCCGCCGGAGGCTTGGGGGAGGTGGGCGGCGTTCCCCTGTTGGGCTCGCTTCTGAACGAACTCCTGCGGCAAATCCAGGGCGGGGCCTATGCGGTGGAGTACGCTTACAAGATAGGGTATGCTTACGGCTATCCGGGCCCGTATCCCGCGGTTCCCGGGGCGCCGCAGATTGCCGGCCTGGCCGCCTGGCCTCCCTGGGCCAGATTTGCTTTGTCCCAGGCGGCCCTTACCGCCCTCTGCCTGGCCGTGGCCGTGCTGGGCATCACGCCGGTTAAGCCCTGGACGGCCTGGCGGGTCAGGCGCAGGGCGCTGGTTAGAAGCAAACAGGCCCCAGGGTAG
- a CDS encoding MoxR family ATPase — protein MAAVSARLDQVEQAIGRVIVGQEEVVHQVILALLAGGHVLLEGVPGLGKTALVRTVAGVTGLTFRRLQFTPDLMPADITGTEVYEERGGQGGFRFSPGPIFAHLVLADEINRATPKTQSALLEAMQERTVTVAGTTYPLPEPFFVLATQNPLEMEGTYPLPEAQLDRFLFKIHVPFPSADELALIADRTTGAEVPEPETVVKPGEIRYWQELVRRVIVVEDVMDYAVRLVLATHPDRPEAPERVRHLVRYGASPRGLQALILGARAEALRAGRSQAGYDDVRRVALPALRHRLFLGYEAAAAGVTGDELIAEVLAVTAP, from the coding sequence CTGGCCGCGGTTTCCGCCCGCCTGGACCAGGTGGAGCAAGCCATCGGGCGGGTCATCGTGGGCCAGGAAGAGGTGGTGCACCAGGTAATCCTGGCCCTGCTGGCCGGCGGGCACGTACTCCTGGAAGGGGTGCCGGGGCTGGGCAAGACGGCCCTGGTGCGCACGGTGGCCGGGGTGACCGGCCTCACCTTTCGCCGGCTGCAGTTCACCCCGGACCTGATGCCCGCGGACATCACCGGAACCGAGGTGTATGAAGAGCGGGGCGGGCAGGGGGGCTTTCGCTTCTCCCCGGGCCCCATCTTCGCCCACCTGGTGCTGGCCGACGAGATCAACCGGGCCACGCCCAAGACCCAGAGCGCCCTGCTGGAAGCCATGCAGGAGCGTACCGTTACCGTGGCCGGGACCACCTACCCCCTGCCGGAGCCGTTTTTCGTCCTGGCCACCCAGAACCCCCTGGAAATGGAGGGTACCTATCCCCTGCCGGAGGCCCAACTGGACCGGTTCCTTTTCAAGATCCACGTGCCCTTCCCCTCGGCCGACGAGTTGGCCCTCATTGCGGACCGCACCACCGGCGCCGAGGTCCCGGAACCGGAGACGGTGGTTAAGCCAGGGGAAATCCGGTACTGGCAGGAACTGGTGCGCCGGGTAATCGTAGTGGAGGACGTGATGGATTACGCCGTGCGCCTGGTGCTGGCCACCCACCCGGACCGGCCCGAGGCCCCGGAGCGGGTCAGGCACCTGGTGCGCTACGGTGCCAGCCCGCGCGGCCTGCAGGCCCTGATCCTGGGGGCCAGGGCCGAAGCCCTGCGGGCCGGCCGCTCCCAGGCCGGCTACGACGACGTCCGCCGGGTGGCCCTGCCGGCCTTACGCCACCGCCTGTTCCTGGGCTACGAGGCGGCCGCCGCCGGGGTTACCGGGGACGAACTTATCGCCGAGGTTCTGGCGGTCACGGCGCCATGA
- a CDS encoding DUF58 domain-containing protein, translating into MPIPVTAMNWPDPALLARLENYRLVHRRPVFGQASGRWRSRLKGGGVEFADYREYTPGDEPRRIDWKAYARLRRLYVREFLDDRRDTSLLVLDLSASMDWGEVAHKGRYALGLALGLGVCAQAGHGSVAAVITPPSGSRAGAFFPPAGGRQGLARLRRFLEQCRPGGRADPAGALEAVGPTRARIHSLYLISDLWDLSGLEDFLRRAAAWAREVTVLHVLAPGEREPQGEGEWTLVDAETGEKMQVSLTPAALAAYRQRLTEHLGEVRACCGRWGARYVELDSGTSLEDTMLSVLPRAGVIRPGT; encoded by the coding sequence TTGCCCATCCCGGTAACGGCTATGAACTGGCCCGACCCTGCCCTCCTGGCCCGGCTGGAGAACTACCGGCTGGTCCACCGGCGCCCGGTTTTCGGCCAGGCCAGCGGCAGGTGGCGCTCGCGCCTCAAGGGAGGGGGGGTGGAGTTCGCCGACTACCGGGAATACACGCCGGGCGACGAGCCCCGCCGCATAGACTGGAAGGCCTATGCCCGCCTGCGGCGGCTGTACGTGCGGGAGTTCCTCGACGACCGGCGGGATACCAGCCTGCTGGTGCTGGACCTAAGCGCCTCCATGGATTGGGGCGAGGTGGCCCATAAGGGTCGATACGCCTTGGGCTTGGCCCTGGGGCTGGGCGTTTGCGCCCAGGCCGGCCACGGCTCCGTGGCGGCGGTGATCACCCCCCCATCCGGAAGCCGGGCCGGGGCGTTCTTCCCGCCCGCCGGCGGCCGCCAGGGCCTAGCCCGGTTGCGGCGCTTCCTGGAGCAATGCCGCCCGGGAGGCAGGGCAGACCCGGCCGGGGCCCTGGAGGCGGTGGGTCCCACTCGGGCCAGGATACACAGCCTTTACCTCATATCTGACCTTTGGGACCTGTCAGGGCTGGAGGATTTCCTGCGGCGGGCCGCGGCCTGGGCCCGGGAAGTTACCGTGCTCCACGTCCTGGCTCCCGGGGAAAGGGAGCCCCAGGGGGAAGGAGAGTGGACCCTGGTGGACGCGGAAACCGGGGAAAAGATGCAGGTATCGCTGACACCGGCTGCTCTGGCTGCCTATCGGCAGCGTCTGACGGAGCACCTGGGGGAGGTGCGCGCCTGCTGCGGCCGGTGGGGCGCGCGGTACGTGGAGCTGGACAGCGGCACGAGCCTGGAGGACACCATGCTGTCCGTCCTGCCCCGGGCGGGGGTAATCAGGCCGGGCACCTAG
- a CDS encoding VWA domain-containing protein → MYPQALWLGLSVPAILAMYFLRPRRRERVVPSTLLWRPAQVNLSASRPWQRLEKQWLLWLQLAAAALLALGAAGPVAYLGRPSPSLIVLLDASASMQATDVAPGRFERAKDEVLSLARGLDRGATLTLITFARQPQVVVQQAGDLGKVEQALRELKPTPFRGNVAPAFSLARALAEGQGQARLVLVGDGGYAAEIPGEVEFIPVGGQGGNVALAGITLRPVGNKLAVQVAVVNHGPARAEGRVEPEAGPQPLPPQTWRLEPGESTHLLWPEVAPAPWVTARLVVETPGANALALDDVAWAVPEETREARVLLVGRGNLFLERALELAPGLAVYRVSPAQYPSLLRSPYGYELTVIDGPAGPLPPGAVLLVNPPAGEIMPGLRVGEEFRPASLQAEATPVMQHVDLMRVQVATAKELQVDSTWTVDITAGGKVLAAHGLVGGRPVAVLGFDLALSDLPLRPAFPVLVHNLISWLRPPDLGLPAAVAPGEEVTVVPLPQAETVAVRQEAPQREPAGAGQVLAPPFPPVPWVAGEPGIYRVEQKLTGPGEGETRASRLVAVNGYDPQEADLAVRPPPETGGEGKTAGATSRGPGPRSWPLAVPLAAAVLALSLVEWGVAGRGR, encoded by the coding sequence CTGTATCCCCAGGCCCTGTGGCTGGGCCTAAGCGTTCCGGCCATTCTGGCCATGTACTTCCTCCGGCCCCGGCGCCGGGAGCGGGTGGTGCCCAGCACCCTTCTCTGGCGTCCGGCCCAGGTGAACCTTTCCGCCAGCCGCCCATGGCAGAGGCTGGAAAAGCAGTGGCTGCTCTGGCTGCAACTCGCGGCCGCCGCCCTCCTGGCCCTGGGAGCTGCCGGGCCGGTAGCCTATCTGGGCCGGCCCTCGCCCAGCCTGATCGTCCTCCTGGACGCCTCGGCCAGCATGCAGGCCACGGACGTAGCCCCCGGCCGCTTCGAGCGGGCCAAAGACGAGGTGCTTTCCCTGGCCCGGGGTCTGGACCGGGGGGCCACCCTGACCCTGATCACCTTTGCCCGGCAGCCGCAGGTGGTGGTGCAGCAGGCCGGGGATCTGGGAAAGGTGGAGCAGGCCCTGCGCGAACTTAAACCCACACCCTTCCGGGGAAATGTCGCCCCTGCCTTTTCCCTGGCCCGCGCCCTGGCCGAGGGCCAGGGCCAAGCCCGCCTGGTGCTGGTGGGCGACGGCGGCTACGCCGCGGAAATTCCCGGCGAGGTCGAGTTCATCCCGGTCGGGGGCCAGGGGGGCAACGTGGCCCTGGCGGGCATCACCCTGCGGCCGGTGGGGAACAAACTCGCCGTGCAGGTGGCGGTGGTGAACCACGGGCCGGCGCGGGCGGAAGGCAGGGTGGAGCCGGAGGCCGGGCCGCAGCCCCTCCCGCCACAGACCTGGCGCCTGGAACCGGGGGAGAGCACCCACCTGCTCTGGCCGGAGGTGGCGCCCGCGCCCTGGGTGACCGCCCGCCTGGTGGTGGAGACCCCTGGGGCCAATGCCCTGGCCCTGGATGATGTGGCCTGGGCCGTGCCGGAAGAGACCAGGGAGGCCAGGGTCCTGCTGGTCGGCCGGGGCAATCTTTTCCTGGAGCGGGCCCTGGAGCTGGCCCCCGGCCTGGCGGTCTACCGGGTGTCCCCGGCGCAGTACCCATCCCTCTTAAGGAGTCCCTACGGCTACGAGCTGACCGTCATTGACGGCCCGGCCGGTCCCCTGCCACCCGGAGCCGTCCTGCTGGTAAACCCGCCGGCGGGCGAAATTATGCCGGGGCTCAGGGTGGGGGAAGAGTTCCGGCCGGCGTCCCTCCAGGCAGAAGCTACCCCTGTAATGCAGCACGTGGACCTGATGCGGGTACAGGTGGCGACCGCGAAGGAACTGCAGGTGGACAGTACGTGGACGGTGGATATCACCGCCGGCGGCAAGGTCCTGGCCGCCCACGGTCTGGTCGGCGGCCGGCCGGTAGCGGTGCTGGGATTCGACCTGGCCCTGTCCGACCTGCCCCTGCGGCCCGCCTTCCCGGTTCTGGTGCACAACCTAATAAGCTGGCTCCGGCCCCCCGACCTGGGCCTGCCGGCGGCGGTGGCGCCGGGAGAAGAGGTGACGGTTGTCCCCCTGCCCCAGGCCGAAACCGTGGCCGTGCGGCAGGAGGCACCGCAACGGGAACCGGCCGGGGCCGGGCAGGTGTTAGCTCCTCCCTTCCCGCCCGTCCCTTGGGTGGCCGGCGAACCCGGGATATACCGGGTGGAGCAGAAGCTGACAGGGCCGGGCGAGGGGGAAACGCGCGCTTCCCGGCTGGTGGCGGTCAACGGCTACGACCCGCAGGAGGCAGACCTGGCCGTGCGGCCTCCCCCGGAAACCGGGGGAGAAGGGAAGACTGCCGGGGCTACTTCTCGGGGGCCCGGGCCGCGTTCCTGGCCTCTGGCCGTTCCCCTGGCGGCCGCCGTCCTGGCCCTCAGCCTGGTGGAATGGGGGGTGGCCGGCCGTGGGCGTTAG
- a CDS encoding PhoH family protein — MAAQATRRLTVGSNGEAVLLFGSQDANLRYLAERCPAKIVARGNEVTITGEPEAVARTERVLQHLSALARQGTIINPATIDSALTVAEELEAPEELAEILGQPVYVTARGRAVRPKTLGQYRYLEAIRSHDVVFAIGPAGTGKTYLAVTMAVAALRDRRVERIVLARPAVEAGEKLGFLPGDLQEKVNPYLRPLYDALFDLLSPDTAQRYMERNLIEIAPLAYMRGRTLDDAFIILDEAQNTTGEQMKMFLTRLGVGSKAVITGDITQIDLPPGRPSGLVEAQDILREVEGIAFVYLTAADVVRHRLVQKIIDAYAQRSPS, encoded by the coding sequence TTGGCTGCTCAAGCCACGCGGCGCTTAACGGTGGGGAGTAACGGGGAAGCGGTGTTGCTTTTCGGCAGCCAGGACGCCAACCTGCGCTACCTGGCGGAGCGGTGCCCGGCCAAGATCGTGGCCCGGGGCAACGAGGTGACCATTACCGGGGAACCCGAAGCGGTGGCCCGCACCGAGCGGGTGCTGCAGCACCTGTCGGCCCTGGCCCGGCAGGGGACGATCATCAATCCGGCCACCATCGATTCCGCGCTGACCGTCGCTGAAGAGCTCGAGGCGCCGGAGGAGTTGGCAGAAATTTTGGGCCAACCGGTGTACGTTACCGCCCGGGGCAGGGCGGTGCGGCCCAAGACCCTGGGCCAGTATCGCTACCTGGAGGCCATCAGGTCCCACGACGTGGTATTTGCCATCGGCCCGGCCGGAACGGGCAAGACCTACCTGGCGGTGACCATGGCGGTGGCGGCGCTGCGGGACCGCCGGGTGGAGCGGATAGTCCTGGCCCGGCCGGCGGTAGAGGCGGGAGAGAAGCTGGGTTTCCTGCCCGGGGACCTACAGGAAAAGGTAAACCCTTACCTGCGCCCCCTCTACGACGCCCTCTTCGACCTCCTGAGCCCGGACACCGCCCAGAGATATATGGAACGCAACCTCATAGAGATAGCCCCTCTGGCCTACATGCGGGGCCGTACGCTGGACGACGCCTTTATCATCCTGGACGAGGCGCAGAATACTACCGGCGAACAGATGAAGATGTTCCTCACCCGTCTGGGCGTGGGATCGAAGGCGGTCATCACCGGCGACATCACCCAGATCGATCTGCCCCCGGGACGTCCTTCCGGGCTGGTAGAAGCCCAGGACATCCTGCGGGAGGTGGAGGGCATCGCCTTCGTCTACCTCACGGCGGCGGACGTGGTGCGGCACCGCCTGGTACAGAAGATCATCGACGCCTACGCGCAGCGCTCCCCGAGCTAG
- a CDS encoding HDIG domain-containing protein, which yields MIKWLGNGPKYLRTAWQRLSASLTVRCLIWGLVFFVISSLLVGWHTLPPDQSLEVGQPSPQDFLARQTLTYESQVLTAQAREEAARQVAPLYRLDTQALRIMEQDLDQMLDEIERAQGSEQGTLRVQQLLADQLTAAEARAALRASEADRRALGEKLKELLRLTLGLGVNEQGLNAIRSVLVQQAGELEVAPELKPLARALLARLELRPTLAYDLEGTRLRIEEAQARVVPVKVTVRSGEKIVGKGELVTERQIEALQHLGLLRSPSAFSSFFGILLLVGVLYVLLALYLWAYQREIFRHEARLVLLGILLVMGVGLGRGIMAIDLGGDPQTASLVGYMIPTAASSMLIALLLDSWLAVFCTLMLSLMVGLLNGASLAPAAVAVVGGLTGIYAVAHLSQRTDLVKASLYIILANLVTVCALGLLRGDSGSAVAIGSLLGLANGVLSTVLTIGSLPFFEGAFGLTTPVKLLELANPNQPLLRRLLLEAPGTYHHSLMVANLAEVAADALGADALLARVAGYYHDIGKLRRPYFFIENQFGNENPHDKLTPHLSTLIITAHIKDGLEMAREARLPAAITEVIAQHHGSSLVTYFYHKATQNGRQDPPGEQAFRYDSPKPRSKEAAIIMLADSVEAGARSLQKPSPNRLEGLVRKVIKEKLEDGQLDECPLTFQELDLIAQAFTRALSGIFHSRIEYPESVLKEMERRKPRDAALRKQSTG from the coding sequence TTGATTAAGTGGCTCGGCAACGGGCCCAAATACCTGCGGACGGCCTGGCAGCGCCTGTCCGCCAGCCTTACGGTCAGATGTCTTATTTGGGGTCTGGTCTTTTTTGTCATTTCCTCCCTGCTGGTGGGCTGGCACACTCTGCCGCCGGACCAGAGCCTGGAAGTGGGCCAGCCCAGCCCCCAGGACTTCTTGGCCCGCCAGACCCTGACCTACGAGAGCCAGGTGCTGACCGCCCAGGCCCGGGAGGAGGCGGCCCGCCAGGTTGCGCCCCTGTACCGGCTTGACACCCAGGCTCTCCGGATCATGGAACAGGACCTGGACCAGATGCTGGACGAAATCGAGCGGGCCCAAGGGTCGGAGCAGGGAACGCTCCGGGTGCAGCAGCTCCTGGCCGACCAGCTTACCGCGGCAGAGGCCCGGGCGGCACTGAGGGCTTCGGAGGCGGACCGCCGGGCTCTGGGAGAGAAGCTCAAGGAACTCCTGCGCCTGACCCTGGGTCTCGGGGTTAACGAGCAGGGGCTCAACGCCATTCGCTCGGTGCTCGTGCAGCAGGCCGGAGAACTGGAGGTGGCGCCGGAGCTGAAACCCCTGGCCCGGGCCCTCCTGGCGCGGCTGGAACTGCGCCCCACCCTGGCCTACGACCTGGAGGGTACCCGGCTCAGGATAGAGGAGGCCCAGGCCCGGGTGGTCCCGGTCAAGGTGACGGTCCGGTCGGGCGAGAAGATCGTGGGCAAGGGAGAGCTGGTAACCGAGCGACAAATTGAAGCCCTGCAGCATCTCGGTCTCTTGCGATCACCTTCTGCCTTCTCTTCCTTCTTCGGCATACTGCTGCTGGTAGGGGTGCTGTACGTCTTGCTGGCCCTCTACCTTTGGGCGTACCAGCGGGAGATCTTCCGCCATGAGGCGCGTCTGGTTCTGCTGGGAATCCTGCTGGTCATGGGCGTGGGCCTGGGCCGGGGCATTATGGCCATCGACCTGGGAGGCGATCCCCAGACCGCGTCCCTGGTGGGATACATGATCCCCACTGCCGCCAGCTCCATGCTCATTGCCCTGCTGCTCGACAGCTGGCTGGCCGTGTTCTGCACCCTCATGCTGAGCCTTATGGTGGGGCTCTTGAACGGCGCCAGCCTGGCTCCGGCGGCCGTGGCGGTGGTGGGGGGCCTTACCGGCATTTACGCCGTTGCCCACCTCAGCCAGCGCACGGACCTGGTCAAGGCCAGCCTCTACATCATCCTGGCCAACCTGGTGACCGTTTGCGCCCTGGGCCTGCTACGGGGCGATTCCGGTTCGGCGGTGGCCATCGGTTCCCTGCTGGGCCTGGCCAACGGCGTGCTGTCAACGGTTCTCACCATCGGCTCCCTGCCCTTCTTCGAGGGCGCCTTCGGCCTCACCACTCCGGTGAAGCTCCTGGAGCTGGCCAATCCCAACCAGCCGCTCTTGCGGCGTCTCCTGCTGGAGGCGCCGGGGACTTATCACCACAGTCTTATGGTGGCCAACCTGGCGGAGGTAGCGGCCGACGCCTTGGGCGCCGATGCCCTCCTGGCCCGCGTGGCCGGCTACTATCACGATATCGGCAAGCTGCGCCGGCCTTACTTCTTCATCGAGAATCAATTCGGCAACGAAAACCCTCACGACAAGCTCACTCCTCACCTCAGCACCCTGATAATTACCGCCCACATCAAGGACGGATTGGAAATGGCGCGGGAGGCGAGGCTCCCGGCGGCCATAACCGAGGTAATCGCCCAGCACCACGGCTCCAGCCTGGTGACCTACTTCTATCACAAGGCGACCCAGAACGGCCGCCAGGACCCGCCGGGCGAGCAGGCGTTCCGCTACGACTCGCCCAAGCCGCGCAGCAAGGAAGCGGCCATCATCATGCTGGCCGACAGCGTGGAGGCCGGCGCCCGCAGCCTGCAGAAGCCCTCGCCCAATCGGCTGGAGGGACTGGTGCGCAAGGTGATTAAGGAGAAACTGGAGGACGGCCAGCTGGACGAGTGCCCGCTTACCTTCCAGGAGCTGGATTTGATCGCCCAGGCTTTCACCCGGGCTCTGAGCGGGATCTTCCATTCCCGCATCGAGTACCCCGAATCCGTGCTGAAAGAGATGGAAAGGAGAAAGCCCCGCGATGCCGCTTTACGTAAGCAATCAACAGGATGA
- the ybeY gene encoding rRNA maturation RNase YbeY, whose translation MPLYVSNQQDEIAVGRELERWLARAGERALEALGLPAEAQVGVALVDDGRIKEMNRSYRGIDEATDVLAFALEERGREDPWPEGRAEGLYLGDVAVSLSTARRQADEQGRPLEEEAAWLLVHGILHLAGYDHDREQGALLMRAKEREVLSGLGSARRRGRRSGSAGRRGEEARAFLAAQGIEAAPLLEAAWEARRYAYAPYSGYSVGAAVLGRTGAVYRGCNLENASYGLSLCAERSALAQAVLAGEVGVAAVAVVAVGREAPVPCGACRQALAEFGPRQAVIVQNDREGEPVVYSLEELLPLPFGRHHTTGEPV comes from the coding sequence ATGCCGCTTTACGTAAGCAATCAACAGGATGAAATCGCCGTGGGTCGGGAGTTGGAGCGGTGGCTGGCCCGCGCCGGGGAGCGGGCGCTGGAAGCGCTGGGTCTGCCGGCGGAAGCGCAGGTGGGGGTGGCGCTGGTAGACGACGGGCGGATAAAAGAGATGAACCGCTCCTACCGGGGAATCGACGAAGCCACGGACGTGCTGGCCTTCGCCCTGGAGGAGCGGGGCAGGGAGGACCCCTGGCCGGAGGGCAGGGCGGAGGGCCTCTACCTGGGCGACGTGGCGGTCTCGCTTTCCACCGCCAGGAGGCAGGCGGACGAGCAGGGCCGGCCGCTGGAAGAGGAGGCCGCCTGGCTGCTGGTCCACGGTATCCTCCACCTGGCGGGCTACGACCACGACCGGGAGCAGGGGGCGCTGCTGATGCGGGCCAAGGAGCGGGAGGTGCTTTCCGGGCTGGGATCGGCACGCAGGCGGGGCAGGAGATCCGGATCGGCCGGCCGCCGGGGCGAAGAAGCCCGGGCCTTTCTGGCCGCCCAGGGCATTGAGGCCGCGCCGCTGCTGGAGGCCGCCTGGGAGGCCCGCAGGTACGCCTACGCCCCCTATTCGGGATACAGCGTCGGCGCGGCGGTGCTGGGTCGCACGGGCGCCGTCTACCGGGGCTGCAACCTGGAGAACGCCTCTTACGGCCTCAGCCTCTGTGCCGAGCGCAGCGCCCTGGCCCAGGCGGTTCTGGCCGGAGAGGTGGGAGTGGCGGCGGTAGCGGTGGTGGCCGTCGGCCGCGAGGCTCCCGTTCCCTGCGGGGCCTGCCGGCAGGCCCTGGCCGAATTCGGTCCCCGCCAGGCGGTGATCGTGCAGAACGACCGCGAGGGCGAGCCGGTGGTGTACTCACTGGAAGAACTCCTTCCCCTTCCCTTCGGCCGGCACCATACCACCGGGGAGCCGGTATGA
- a CDS encoding YqzL family protein — MKTGFCGYASSGVSSGERVALVNCREAAWKLFVATGQVNFYLLYKELEKTDRGESTGVEAVGGLEMGREE; from the coding sequence ATGAAGACCGGGTTTTGCGGCTACGCTAGCAGTGGGGTATCTTCCGGGGAAAGGGTGGCGCTGGTGAATTGCCGGGAGGCCGCGTGGAAGCTTTTCGTCGCTACGGGTCAGGTCAACTTCTACCTTCTATACAAGGAGCTGGAGAAGACGGACCGCGGTGAGAGCACCGGAGTAGAGGCGGTCGGAGGCCTGGAGATGGGACGGGAGGAGTGA
- the recO gene encoding DNA repair protein RecO: MGLYKTSAVVLHSAPYREADALLVLFSPHRGRVRALAKGVRRPKSRLRGGVQPLTRARFLLYAGRALDTVIQSELEEAYPRLHAELLRWAHANYLAELVMATTPEGTESRDAYALFLAALALLEARRPEAAARFFELRLLGLLGCLPELTTCRSCGRRPEGSRLRIGSEGVFCERCGSGVPGPEVDRRTLGALQFLFRARPQAVGRLELEPQTWSEMSLVLRYWLERHLDRPLKSVAFLEGLN; the protein is encoded by the coding sequence ATGGGCCTCTACAAGACTTCGGCCGTAGTTCTGCACAGCGCCCCTTACCGAGAGGCCGACGCGCTTCTGGTTCTGTTTTCTCCCCATCGCGGCCGGGTCAGGGCTCTGGCCAAGGGCGTACGCCGGCCCAAGAGCCGGCTGCGGGGTGGAGTACAGCCCCTCACCCGGGCGCGTTTCCTGCTCTACGCCGGCCGGGCTCTGGACACGGTCATTCAGAGCGAACTGGAGGAAGCCTATCCCCGCCTGCACGCGGAGCTTCTGCGCTGGGCGCACGCCAACTACCTGGCGGAACTGGTGATGGCCACAACACCGGAGGGGACGGAAAGCCGCGACGCCTACGCGCTGTTCCTGGCCGCCCTGGCCCTCCTGGAAGCCCGGCGGCCCGAAGCCGCGGCCCGGTTCTTCGAGCTCCGCCTGCTCGGCCTGTTGGGCTGTCTCCCGGAACTCACGACCTGCCGCTCCTGCGGTCGGCGGCCGGAGGGGTCCCGGCTGCGGATAGGATCGGAGGGCGTGTTCTGCGAGCGGTGCGGGTCCGGCGTGCCGGGTCCGGAAGTGGATCGGCGCACCCTGGGCGCGCTGCAGTTTCTGTTCCGGGCCCGTCCCCAGGCCGTGGGACGCCTGGAGCTTGAGCCCCAGACCTGGAGCGAGATGTCCCTGGTGCTGCGCTACTGGCTTGAGCGGCATTTGGATCGGCCTTTGAAGTCCGTGGCCTTTCTGGAGGGATTGAATTAG